A part of Olleya sp. Bg11-27 genomic DNA contains:
- a CDS encoding ADP-ribosylglycohydrolase family protein: MDIESLLLGTAIGDAFGAGVEFQDRDWISKHVNFKAFVNARNKIKVPSDKLKLFTENYTAWDYTDDTEMTIGVIHALLSSEPFTEVLLVKKWQEEYDKGIQLKGFGRNGHGSMRWYYSKEKTIEEVRDFQRHRINPGNAPAMRAVPLGLINEKLINHYSEINANATHPNENAIISSQCISHAAHYLLIKNNDPKKIIDYCLEKVKVNSEYSEYLNEVNLIDIEKPLTENDYSILCGAQPITAPYFLPGIKGVPSDSKFTAGCVLYVLKISTSPFDALKHSVKLGGDVDSIASITTGILAGKMGLSSIPQFMLDNVEGVPYLKTIAKQFKKIIS, encoded by the coding sequence ATTGGATATCTAAACATGTTAATTTTAAAGCATTTGTAAATGCTCGAAATAAGATTAAAGTACCAAGTGACAAACTAAAACTATTCACAGAAAACTACACGGCTTGGGATTATACTGATGACACAGAAATGACGATAGGAGTTATACATGCCCTACTCTCTTCAGAACCATTTACGGAAGTACTTCTTGTTAAAAAATGGCAAGAAGAATATGACAAAGGAATACAATTAAAAGGATTTGGAAGAAATGGACATGGATCCATGAGATGGTACTATTCTAAAGAAAAAACTATTGAAGAAGTACGAGACTTTCAACGACACAGAATAAATCCGGGTAATGCACCTGCTATGCGTGCTGTTCCGCTTGGACTTATAAATGAAAAATTAATTAATCACTATTCAGAAATTAATGCAAACGCAACACACCCAAATGAAAATGCAATAATTTCTAGTCAATGTATTTCTCATGCAGCCCATTATCTTTTAATAAAAAATAATGATCCTAAAAAAATAATAGACTATTGTTTGGAAAAAGTAAAAGTAAATAGTGAGTATTCCGAGTATTTAAATGAGGTCAACCTTATTGATATTGAAAAACCATTAACTGAAAACGACTACTCCATCCTTTGTGGAGCGCAACCCATTACAGCCCCCTATTTTTTACCAGGAATTAAAGGCGTTCCTTCGGACTCTAAATTTACTGCGGGATGCGTATTATATGTTTTAAAAATAAGCACATCCCCATTTGATGCTTTAAAACATTCTGTTAAACTAGGAGGTGACGTAGACTCAATAGCATCCATTACAACTGGTATTCTAGCTGGTAAAATGGGACTTTCAAGTATTCCTCAATTTATGTTAGACAATGTAGAAGGGGTTCCTTATTTGAAAACAATAGCGAAACAATTCAAAAAAATAATCAGTTAA